A genomic stretch from Oceanispirochaeta sp. includes:
- a CDS encoding TRAP transporter small permease, translating into MPGEVKKSRIQWVEDQLVRIIGGIIGLLLALMVIIVFSNVVARYFLNSSLAWSEELSRFMLIWLAFLGAVLAYVKNEHLGLDILIIVLPYKISRMLLVLSNLLVIVGIGILLHGGWTMTAFTFNSGWTSPALAIPYGIVYFIVPFSGVLLLMQAFLKLGDNISNLNKALKGDK; encoded by the coding sequence ATGCCTGGAGAAGTTAAAAAGAGTCGGATCCAATGGGTAGAGGATCAATTAGTCCGCATAATCGGCGGAATCATTGGTCTTCTGCTGGCCTTAATGGTCATCATTGTATTCTCAAATGTAGTAGCCCGATACTTTCTCAATTCATCCCTGGCCTGGTCGGAAGAATTATCCCGTTTCATGCTCATCTGGCTGGCCTTCCTCGGGGCGGTTTTAGCCTATGTAAAGAATGAACACCTGGGTCTGGATATTCTCATCATAGTCCTCCCTTATAAAATTTCACGAATGCTTCTGGTCCTTTCCAACCTGCTTGTTATCGTGGGTATTGGTATCCTTCTTCACGGAGGTTGGACCATGACAGCCTTTACTTTCAACAGCGGCTGGACCTCACCGGCACTGGCCATTCCCTATGGAATTGTGTATTTCATTGTTCCTTTCAGTGGTGTGCTTCTATTGATGCAGGCTTTTCTGAAGCTGGGAGATAATATTTCAAATCTTAATAAAGCCCTGAAAGGAGATAAGTGA